The Neofelis nebulosa isolate mNeoNeb1 chromosome 16, mNeoNeb1.pri, whole genome shotgun sequence genome includes a window with the following:
- the ARHGDIA gene encoding rho GDP-dissociation inhibitor 1, protein MAEQEPTAEQLAQIAAENEEDEHSVNYKPPAQKSIQEIQELDKDDESLRKYKEALLGRVAVSADPNVPNVVVTRLTLVCSTAPGPLELDLTGDLESFKKQSFVLKEGVEYRIKISFRVNREIVSGMKYIQHTYRKGVKIDKTDYMVGSYGPRAEEYEFLTPMEEAPKGMLARGSYNIKSRFTDDDKTDHLSWEWSLTIKKDWKD, encoded by the exons ATGGCCGAGCAGGAGCCCACAGCTGAGCAGCTAGCACAGATTGCAGCCGAGAATGAGGAGGACGAGCACTCGGTCAACTATAAGCCCCCCGCCCAGAAGAGTATCCAGGAGATCCAGGAGCTGGACAAGGATGATGAGAGTCTGCGCAAGTACAAGGAGGCCCTGTTGGGCCGTGTAGCTGTGTCTGCTG ACCCCAACGTCCCCAATGTTGTTGTGACCCGCCTGACCCTGGTGTGTAGCACAGCCCCCGGCCCCCTGGAGCTGGACCTGACAG GTGATCTGGAGAGCTTCAAGAAGCAGTCCTTTGTGCTGAAGGAGGGCGTGGAGTACCGGATAAAAATTTCTTTCCGA gtgaaccgggagatcgtgtCCGGCATGAAGTACATCCAGCACACGTACAGGAAAGGCGTCAAGA TTGACAAGACCGACTACATGGTGGGGAGCTACGGGCCCCGGGCAGAGGAGTACGAGTTTCTGACGCCCATGGAGGAGGCGCCCAAGGGCATGCTGGCCCGAGGCAGCTACAACATCAAGTCCCGCTTCACAGACGATGACAAGACCGACCACCTGTCGTGGGAGTGGAGCCTCACCATCAAGAAGGACTGGAAGGACTGA